CGTGCGCGTGTGGGCGCCGGACGGCGAGGCTAAACCGCGGCTCCGTGAGGCCGTCGCGACGTACCTCGAGGAGACGGCGGCCGGCGGCGACCTCGAGGCGACCGGCGGGGCGCTCGAGGTCACCTGCGAGCGCGACCTCGCGTTCGACCTCGTCTCACGGCTCGAGTCGGACCTGGTCGGGCGCTTCGAGGTCCGCGAACCGGGCCTCGAGGCGGCGTTCCACCGCGCGCTGGACGATTCGCCCGATGCCGGGACGGTTACCACCGGGACGGTGGGCGCCGCCGAGGCGGCGGAGGTGAGCCGATGACGTACACGAGCGAGTACGAGGGCGACCTCGAGGCCGCCGAGCCGATCGAGGCCGCCGAACGTGGCGCGATTGCGGCGGTGCTGCCGACGGCGGAATCGGGCGTCGTCGCCCGCCAGCTCGCGGTGCTCGCGGGCTCCGAGTACCGCCTCGCGGTGCGAAGCCGCTGGGCGGTCGCCCTCACCGGAATCTTTGCCGCGTTCGCGCTGGGGCTGACGACCTTCAGCGGCGCGAGCGTGAGCCCCGAGGGGTTCGACCGAACCGTCGCGAGCCTCGCCGTGCTCGCGGTGTACCTCGTCCCGCTGGTCGCGCTGGCGTTCGGCTACGACGCGATCGTCGGCCGCGAACAGAGCGGCTGGCTCCAGACGCTGTTCGCCCTGCCGGTCTCGCGGGCGTGGATCGTCGTCGGGACCGCCCTCGGTCGGGGCGCCGTGCTGGCGAGTGCGACCGTCGTCGGCTTCGGGATCGCGGGCGGCCTGCTGTTGCTCGAGTTCGGCCTCGCCGGGTTCGACACCTACGTCGCGTTCCTGCTCGCCGCCGTGGCCCTCGGACTGGCGTTTCTCGCCGTCGCCGTCCTCCTGTCGACGCTGGCTCGCGAGAAGACCCACGCGCTCGGGCTGTCGCTGTTAGTGTGGGGCTGGTTCGTCCTCGTCCACGACCTGCTCGCGCTGGGCGTGCTCTCGGCGTTCACGCTGCCCGACGCCGCCCTCTCGGCGGTGTTGCTCGCCAACCCGACGAGCGTCTTTCGGGCACTCGTCCTCGGCAGCACTGGCGCCGCCGGCGACGCGGGATTCGCCGCGGTGCTCGCCGACGCCGGGCTCTCGACGCCCGTCCTCGTGGGAGCACTCCTCGCCTGGATCGTCCTGCCGATCGCGCTCGCGGCCGTCTGCATCGGCCGACGGAGGGTGTGATCGTGTCGCGACGTTCACGACGGGCTGACTGCCACCGATCGCTCGGCTCGGCCTCGAGACGGCGCGTACTCGCCGGAATCACCTCCGCCGCGGCGGGCGGGCTCGCCGGCTGTCTCGCCGCCGACGATTCGTCGCCGCCGGCCGAGCCGATCGACCTGACCGGCGGCCGCGAGTGCGCCGTCTGCGGGATGGTCGTCGAGGATCACTACGGCCCCGCCGGTCAGATCTTCTACGACGACGGCCGCCCCGACGGCGGCGACGGTCCGGTCGCCTTCGACAGCGTCGCCGAACTCCTCGTCTACGACGACGAGCAGCGGATCCGGGGGCTGGAGGACCGGGCCGTGTTCGTCACCGACTACTCGAGCGTCGACTACGAACTCGAGGACCGAGACGGCGTCCACTACGTCTCGACGCACGCCGAGAGGGAGGCTTTCGCCGACGCGACGGAGCTCTACTACGTCGTCGACAGCGAGATCCGGGGGGCGATGGGCCCCGACCACCTGCCGTTCTCCCGGCGGTCGGACGCCGACGATGTCTCGAGAGAGTACGGAGGCGCGGTCCGAAACTGGGGTGAGCTCTCGAATGCCTCCGAGTGAGAGCCGACACCCGAACGGATCGAGAACGCCTGAGTTTCGAACACGCCTCGGCAGCGACAGGGCTGTTCTCCCCCGCCTCCGATCGGACTCCGCTCGCGCGGAGCGTTTCGAGGGGGTATTCTCACACCCCCGGAACGAGAGGACGTCACTTATTAGCGGAGGGTGTATTACAACATATCATGAGCACCAGTGAGGACTACACCTTCGTCTGTCCGGGCTGTTCGCAGTCCATCGCGGTCAACGCCTCGATGCGGGACGCGCTCGTCGAGAACGGGTGCGCGATCTGTGGCACCCCCGTGTCTCGAGACGCGTTCGAACCCGACTCTCCGACGGCCGCACAGTAGCCCGATCCGCGCGGAACGGTACCGATCGACGATCGACACTCGAGTCGTCCTCACGTGCGACGACGGTTCGTCGCCGTCGGCGGTGTGACCCTCGTTCTCACGCTCCAGAGTGCCGCTACGGAGCGATTTTTACCGGAGTATATAAACACCCCACGATATCGGTGGTGCACACTGGTTGCGCTCCGACCGGTACACAGAGGTATGAGTCAGTCACAGTATGCGGTTCACGGAACGTCTCCCGGATTTTCGAGCGGCCCGGACGTCCTCTCACTCGAGACCGGCGCCCGAGAGATCCTCAGCGCGTTCGACGACGCAGACTGCCGCACCATCCTCGAAGTGGTCGGTGACGACGACGGACTGTCGGCCAGCGAAATTTCCGACCGCAGCGACGTCCCGCTGTCGACGACCTACCGCAAACTCGAGACGCTCACCGAGGCCGGACTCCTCGACCAGCAGCTTCGCATCCGCCGGTCGGGCAAGCACACCCGCGAGTACACCCGCCGAATCGAGGACGTTCGCATCTCGGTCGACGACGGGGGAATCGAACTCCACGTTTCCCGTTGTGCTGACAGTTCGTCGCCGCTGTTCGCCTAGGTCGTCTCGGATGGGTGCAACATTTTCCGGCATCTCGGACGTGATCGACAAGCGTTAAGTGCGCCGCTCGGAAGGCTTCGAACGAATGTCGATCGATGGATGGCGCCCGGTCGTCTCGGACGTCCGGGCCGCCTGGACGCGTCTCGAGCGTGACTGGCAGAGCGTCGTCGTCGGCGCGGCGATCGTCGCGCTGACGGCCGCGTTCGGGGTCCAGATCCCCTGGTAACGACATGAGCCTTCGTCGGTTTCTTCCGGGCCTCGCGGTTCTCTGTCTCGGTGCGCTGCTCGCACGCAGCGTCGAACTCGCCGTCGGTCTCAACCACCTGCTCGTCGCCATCGCCATCGGCTTCGTGCTGGCCAACGCCGTCGGCGTGCCGACCCGGTTCGAGCGCGGAATCGCCACCCACAAGCTCTGGCTGGGCGCCGGGATCGTCCTCATGGGCGCGTCGTTGACCCTCGAGACCGTGCTCGAGGTCGGTGGTCTCGTCCTGCTCGTGGTCGTGGCGATCACCGCGCTCACGATCGTCGTCGTCGAACTCCTCGCGCGAAACGTCTTCGGGCTCGCGGATCACCTCGGCTCGCTGCTCGCCGCAGGATCGGGAATCTGCGGGGTGTCGGCGGTCGTCGCCGTCGCCGGCGCGATCCGAGCACGGGAGGGCCAGATCGCCTACGCGGCGGCGACGGTCCTGCTGTTCGACGCGATCACGCTCGTCGTCTACCCGATCGTCGGCGACGCGCTGGGCCTCTCGAGCGTCGTCTTCGGCGTCTGGGCCGGCGTCAGCATGTTCTCGACGGGACCGGTGGTCGCGGTCGGCTTCGCACACTCCGAGGTCGCCGGCCAGTGGGCGACGATGACGAAACTCTCCCGAAACGCGCTCATCGGCGTCGTCGTCCTCGCGTACGCGAGCTACTACGCCCGAACGGGGTCCGCCGGCCGGCCGTCGCTCCGGTCGCTCTGGGAGGAGTTCCCGAAGTTCGTCCTCGGTTTTCTCGCGCTCGTGGCGCTCGCGAGCCTCGGCGCGTTCTCGCCGGCACAGCAGGCGTCGATCGAGAACGCCTACAGCTGGCTGTTCCTGCTCGCGTTCGTCGGGCTCGGGACGGAGATCCGACTCGCGGAGCTTCGCAACACCGGAGTGGCGCCCGCACTCGTCGTGTTGCTGGCGTTGCTCGTCGCCAGTACGGTTTCACTCGGCGTGCTCACGCTGCTGTTTGGCGCGTGAGCCGCCGTGACACGACCGCTCTCACCGGTGTGGGAGGTCCGTGTGACCGCGTCTCGAGCTTCGCGGAGAATGTTTCCTGTGTCCGATTGCGTACCGAATTCTTGCTGAGTAACGAGTTCTAATACGCGTCTGGCTGTTACGGGGGTACAGCATGGAACGTGGCTACTCGCGTCGGTCCACCCTGCGCGCGCTCGGTGCCGGCTCTGCGGTCGCCCTCGCCGGGTGTCTCTCGTCTGCGGACTCTAACGGAGGAACGACGATCCGGGTGTCCGGCGGCGTCGGCCCGCTGCCGATGGTACAGGTGTGGGCGGACATGTACGAGTCCGAGACCGGCGTCAGTCTCAACGTCTCGGGCGGCGGCACCGGCGTCGGCGTCTCCGACGTCCTGAACGGGCAGGTCGACATCGCGATGATGGGGCGGGACCCCGACGACGCGGAGATCGAAGAGGGGCTGTTCGCCGTCGCGATGCTCATCGACACCGTCGTCGGCACGGTCAACGTCGACAACCCCGTCTACGACGAGATCCGAGACCACGGGCTCACTCGAGGCGACCTCGAGGCGATCTTCACCAAGGAGGTGGCCAACTGGGGCGACGTCGTCGACGCGGACGTCGACGAACCGATCTACGTCTACGGGCGCTCGGACTCCTCGGCCGCATACAAGCAGTGGGGGGAGTTCCTCGGCGGCTACACCGAGAACGAACTCGAGAGCCTCGCCGACGGGAACTTCGACGGCGACCAGCCGGTCGCCCAGGCGATCGACAACGACTCCCACGGCATCTCGCTGAACAACATCAACTACGTCTACGACTTCAACACGGGCGGCCTCGAGATGAACCTCCGGCCCGTCCCCCTCGACCTCGACGAGGACGGCACGCTCTCCGCGGAGGAGGACTTCTACGACAATCGAGACGAATTCCTCACGGCCGTCGAGAACGATCTCTACCCGGCACCGCCGGCCCGCGAGATGTTCCTGGCGGCCGACGAGGAGTTCGAGGACGAGGCCGAGGCGTTCGTCGAGTGGGTCCTCACCGACGGCCAGGAACACGTCCGGGAGAACGGTTACGCGCCGCTCGACGACGACCGACTCGCGGAGCAACGGGAGACGCTGGCGACGGGTGAGTACTGAGATGTCGACGGGAACGCAGACCGAACGCGGCGACGGGACGCGACTCGAGCGCCGGTTACTCCTCGAGCGCCTGAGTAGCTACTGGCTGCTCGGCGCCGGACTGTTCGCGGTCGCGCTCTTCTCGCTGATCGTCCTCACGCTGGTCCAGCAGTCGATCCCGATCGTCTCCGAACACTCCCTGGTGCAGATGCTGACCTCCTCGAACTGGGACCCCGCCCAGGAGGAGTTCGGTTTCCTGCCGGCGATCGTCGGCACGCTGTACGTCACCGCGCTCTCGATGGCTCTCGGCACGCCGATCGCGATCCTCGCGGCGATCTACATCGCCGAGTACGCCGAGGGACGGCTGAAGATCGTCGTCTCGTCGTTCATCGACGTCCTCGCGGCGATCCCGAGCGTGATCTTCGGGCTGGTCGGGCTGATCGTCGTCGTCCCGTTCGTCGGCGACTACCTCGCGCCGGCGGTCGGCGCCCACAGCATCGGCCTCGGGATCGTGACGGTCAGTCTCGTGATGGCGATCATCGTCACGCCCTTTATGATCTCGCTGTCGGTCGAGTCGCTCGAGGCCTTGCCCGACGAGCTACGGGAGTCCTCGCTCGGCGTCGGCGCGACGAAGTGGGAGACGACCCGGTCGGTGCTGCTGCGGGCCGCCGGCCCGGGCATCTTCTCGGCGATCCTGCTCGGGTTCGGCCGCGTCTTCGGCGCGACGATCGTCCCCGCGATGCTCATCGGCGGCCAGACGACGATCCCGGAGAGCCCGTTCGACGCCGCCGAGACGCTGCCGACGCTGATCGTCAACGACTTCGGCGAGCTGATGTCCATCCCGCTCACCCAGTCGGCGCTGATCTTCGTCGGGCTCATGTTGCTCGTGATCGTCTGGCTGTTCAACTTCGGTGCGATGCTGATCCGCCGTCGGCTCCAGCGGAGGTGGCAGTACTGATGGACCGGTACGCAGAACAGCGCCTGTTCGGCCTGCTCGCCCGCGGCAGCGCCGCCCTCGTCGTCGGCGTCCTGTTGCTGGTCGTCGGCGTGACGCTCTACCGGGGCGGGATGGTGTTTCTCACCGATCCGGCGGTCGTGATCACGCCGCCCGGCTCGCGGTACATGCTCGACGGCGGCGGCGGCTTCCTGCACGCGATCCTCGGGAGCGTCTTTATCGTCGTGCCGGCGACGGTGATCGCGACGACGCTGTCGCTGTCGACCGCGATCTACCTCCAGAGCGACTACTCGAGCGAGCGCACCTCGGACGTGATCAACATGTTCCTGAACGTGCTCTGGGGGACGCCGCCGATCGTCTACGGCGTGTTCGTGCTGACGATCATCATCGCGGTCGGCGCCCAGACGAGCCTGATCTTCGGGACGATCGCGATCGCGATCTTCCAGTACCCGATCATGACCCGGTACGCCGACGAGGCGCTGCGGGCCGCCCCCGACGCGGTCAAGCAGGCGTCGTACGGCCTCGGCGCGACGCGGTTCGAGAGCGCACGGATGACGGTCCGCGCGGCCCTACCGGGCGTCATCGCCGGGATCATCATGGGCTTCGCCCGCGGGATCGGGGACGCGGCGACGGTGCTGTTCACGGCCGGCCGAAGCACCCAGATGCCCGGCGGCCCGTTCGATCCCGCGACGACGCTGCCGATCCTGATCTTCGAGCAGGCGGCGTCGTTCAACGCCGAAGTCCGCTCGCACGCCTACGCGGCGTCGTTCGTCCTCATCGTCGCCGTGCTGTCGCTGATCATCGTTTCGAAGCTACTCGCGGGGCGGTTCGCCCGCTTCGCACCAGGAGGGAGACACTCATGAGCCAACAGACTGCGATCCGAACGGAGAACCTCGAGGTAACGTACACCGGAAACAGGGACGTGACCGCACTCGACGGCGTGAGCGTCGACTTCGCAGAAAACCGGTTGACGGCGATCATCGGCCCGTCGGGCTGTGGCAAGTCCACGCTGTTGAAGTCGCTGAACTGCCTCCACGAGATCACGCCGAGCGCGGCGGTTACCGGCGAGGTGTACCTCGGCGACGAGGCGGTCTACGACACGGACGAACCGCTCCCCGAGATCCGCCGCCGGGTCGGCTACGTCCCGCAGACGCCGACGCCGCTGCCGCTATCGATCTACAACAACGTCGCCTACGGCGCGAAGCTCCACGGGAACTACTCGCGGGCGGAACTCGACGAACTCGTCGAGACGTACCTGCGGAAGGTCGACCTCTGGGAGGAGGTCGCAGACCGCCTCGACGCCCCCGGCGCGGAGCTCTCGACCGGCCAGATCCAGCGGCTCTGTCTCGCCCGCTCGCTCGCCGTCGAACCCGAGGTGTTGCTCTGTGACGAGGTGACGTCGGCGCTCGATCCGATCTCGGCGGAGCGGGTCGAGGCGACCCTCGAGGGACTCAAAGAGGAGTACACGATAATCATGGTCACCCACAGCATGGAGCAGGCCAAGCGCCTCGCCGACGACGTCGTCTTCCTCTACCTCGGGGAGGTGATCGAGGAGAGCGACACGCGATCGTTCTTCGAGAACCCACAACACGAACGCACGGAGGAGTTCGTGAAGGGACACGCGGCGGTCGACTACGACGGCGACGACGGTTCCGAGGGGTCGACCGGCGCGAGCGACGTCGAACCGGCCGACCCGATCGCGGCCGACCGCCAGACGTGACTGACGTTCCTTCCGGCTCGTCAGCGGAGTAACGCCGTTAACTCCGACACGTCGTACTCCTCGAGCCCGCGTACCGTCTCGACGATCTCGTCGCGCCGGTCGTCCTCGAGTCGCCCCGCCGTGACCGCGTCGAACTTCGCCTCGAGGTCGTCCCACCCCATCGGATCGCGGGGGTGGCCGCGAAACGCCGACTTCTCGACGCGGTAGGTGGTGCCGTCGTCCATCACGACGTCGATGACGGCGGGCAGCTCGCCCGCCTCGAAGCGCTCCGTGAGATCGGGGTCCTCGCGGACGTCGACGATCCGCAGTAACTCCTGGACGTCCGCCCGTCGGAGCCGCTCGGAGGCGTACTGGGCGGGCGAGAGCTCGCGGTCGAGCAGCGCCGCCGCGAGCACGTAGGGGAGCGAGTGGTCCGCCTGCGCCCGCGTCTCGACCTCGTAGCGGTTCCCCTCGCCGCCGCCGAGGGCGCGCTTCGCGCCGGCGAACGTCTCGAGCGTGACGCCGCTGATCGACTCCGGATCGAGGTCCTCGGTCTTCGCCAGTTCGATCACGCCCTCGACGGCAGACTGGGCGTACGTCGCCGCGGCGTACCGCCCGGTCGCCACGTCGTGGACTCGTTCACCCGGCGTCAGGTCGACCTCGAACGGCCCCGAGATCACCTCCTGCCAGCCGTGCTGTCCCTCGAAGACGTTCCGCGGTCCCGCCGTTCCGTGTTTCGCGAGGAACGCGGCGTACACCGCGTTTCGCGCCGCGTTCGCCGAGGCGACCGCCTTCCACTCGTTGATCTCGCCGGTCCGTGCCACCCGGAGGGCGTTGTGACCGGTGCCCGCGATGGCGATCGCGTTCCGTGTCGCCTCGAGGTCGAGGTCGAGGAGGGTCGCAGCCCCCGCAGCCGCGGAGACGACGGTGTGGGTGACGTAGTCGAACCCCTTCGACCGGACGGGTGCGTTCCAGGCGAGTTCGCCCTGAATCTCGTCGGCGACCGCCAACCCGGCGAGCAGTTCCGCCCCGGAACGGTCCGCGTACTCCCCGCAGGCGACGGCCGCCGCGAGGTTGTCGCTCGGGTGGACCGTTTCGCCGGGCGCGAGATACGAGTCCGCGTACTCGAGCGAGCGAATGAGCGCGGTGTTGTGCATCGTCGCGCCGACCGGCGAAGCGGCCGCGTCGCGACCCCAGAGCGTACAGGCGCCCCCGGACTCGAGGTCGCGGACGGTTTCGAGAACGGTTCGTGGCGGTCCGGCGTCCGTTGCGGCGACCGCGACCCCGACGGTGTCGAGAACGCGCCGTTTCAGCGCGTCGCGAACCGCGTCGGAGAGATCGTCGTACGTCGTTCGCTGAGAGAACTGGGCCAGTTCGCGCGTCGTCGTCATATCGGTGGTTCCACCAGCACGATAAAACGTCTTGGCGTGACCCCGCTGTGAGCACACACTCGGTTTCGATTCCACTCGAAAGTAACTAACTGTGGTTCCCCCCGAACCTCGAAACGGGCCAGATTGGCGTTGTAGGGGCGATTTGGCACCATGTCGCCCCTCTGCGTAATCGGATCTGGTTACGGGGAATCCAGTATCTATTTGGCGGTCGCCTCCTTCGTGGTATCTATGGCGATACAACGACGCCCGTTTCTCACCGCTGCCGGCGTCGTCGCCGCCGGACTCGGCGGCTGTCTGAGCAGCGACGAGGGCGGAAACGCCGCTCCCGAAATCGCGGGGACGACGCTCACGCTGACGACGACGACCAGCACGTACGATACGGGGCTGCTGGACGATCTCAACGCGCCGTTCGAGGATCGCTACGGCGTCACCGTCAACACCATCTCGCAGGGTACGGGAGCGGCCCTCGAGACCGGGCGGGCGGGCGACTCCGACGTCGTGATGGTCCACGCCAGATCGCTCGAAGACGAGTTCCTCGAGGAGGGCTACGGCGTCAACCGGCGGGATCTCATGTTCAACGATTTCGTCGTCGTCGGGGGGAGCGACGATCCCGCGGGGATCGCCGGCGGTGACGACGCCGCCGAGGCGTTCGAGACGATCGCGGAGGCTGAATCGACGTTCATCTCTCGGGGCGACGACTCCGGCACCCACGCGAAGGAGCTGGCGATCTGGGAGGAAGCGGGGATCGACCGCGGCGGCGACTGGTACCTCGAGGCGGGCGACGGAATGGGGCCGGTGCTCACGCAGTCGGACCAGCAGGGCGCGTACACGCTCGCCGATCGCGGAACGTACCTCTCGATGCAGAACGAACTCGACCTCGAGATTCTGGTCGAGGGGCCGATCGAGGGGGGTTCCGAGTTGCTCGCGAACCCCTACGGAATCGTCGCCGTCAACCCGGCGGTCCACGACACCGTCGAGTACGACCTGGCGATGGCGTACATCGGCTACCTCACGAGCCTCGAGGGCCAGGAGCGAATCGAGGAGTACACCGTCGAGGACGAACAGCTGTTCTTCCCCGAATCGCTCTCGGAGAACCCCAACTTCCGGCAGTACGTTCCCGAGGGGTGGAGCGACGACGATGGGGCGTAACCGCCTCCAGGGTGCCCGCGCCACTCGAGAGCGGACCGCGAGACTCACACCATGATCCCCCCGACGATGGTCGCGTTGGCGGCCGAGTTCCCGTTCGAGTGGACCTACATCCGGAGCATCATCGAGGTGTCGCTATACGTGAGCCTCACGGCCGTCGCGATCAGCACGCTCCTGAGCGTTCCGATCGCGCTCGTCGTGGGAGTCAAAGAGTTCCGCGGGAAGGGGCTGTTGACGTCGATC
The sequence above is drawn from the Natrononativus amylolyticus genome and encodes:
- a CDS encoding ABC transporter permease; protein product: MTYTSEYEGDLEAAEPIEAAERGAIAAVLPTAESGVVARQLAVLAGSEYRLAVRSRWAVALTGIFAAFALGLTTFSGASVSPEGFDRTVASLAVLAVYLVPLVALAFGYDAIVGREQSGWLQTLFALPVSRAWIVVGTALGRGAVLASATVVGFGIAGGLLLLEFGLAGFDTYVAFLLAAVALGLAFLAVAVLLSTLAREKTHALGLSLLVWGWFVLVHDLLALGVLSAFTLPDAALSAVLLANPTSVFRALVLGSTGAAGDAGFAAVLADAGLSTPVLVGALLAWIVLPIALAAVCIGRRRV
- a CDS encoding nitrous oxide reductase accessory protein NosL — translated: MSRRSRRADCHRSLGSASRRRVLAGITSAAAGGLAGCLAADDSSPPAEPIDLTGGRECAVCGMVVEDHYGPAGQIFYDDGRPDGGDGPVAFDSVAELLVYDDEQRIRGLEDRAVFVTDYSSVDYELEDRDGVHYVSTHAEREAFADATELYYVVDSEIRGAMGPDHLPFSRRSDADDVSREYGGAVRNWGELSNASE
- a CDS encoding DUF7560 family zinc ribbon protein, whose amino-acid sequence is MSTSEDYTFVCPGCSQSIAVNASMRDALVENGCAICGTPVSRDAFEPDSPTAAQ
- a CDS encoding winged helix-turn-helix domain-containing protein, with product MSQSQYAVHGTSPGFSSGPDVLSLETGAREILSAFDDADCRTILEVVGDDDGLSASEISDRSDVPLSTTYRKLETLTEAGLLDQQLRIRRSGKHTREYTRRIEDVRISVDDGGIELHVSRCADSSSPLFA
- a CDS encoding YeiH family protein; amino-acid sequence: MSLRRFLPGLAVLCLGALLARSVELAVGLNHLLVAIAIGFVLANAVGVPTRFERGIATHKLWLGAGIVLMGASLTLETVLEVGGLVLLVVVAITALTIVVVELLARNVFGLADHLGSLLAAGSGICGVSAVVAVAGAIRAREGQIAYAAATVLLFDAITLVVYPIVGDALGLSSVVFGVWAGVSMFSTGPVVAVGFAHSEVAGQWATMTKLSRNALIGVVVLAYASYYARTGSAGRPSLRSLWEEFPKFVLGFLALVALASLGAFSPAQQASIENAYSWLFLLAFVGLGTEIRLAELRNTGVAPALVVLLALLVASTVSLGVLTLLFGA
- a CDS encoding PstS family phosphate ABC transporter substrate-binding protein, with protein sequence MERGYSRRSTLRALGAGSAVALAGCLSSADSNGGTTIRVSGGVGPLPMVQVWADMYESETGVSLNVSGGGTGVGVSDVLNGQVDIAMMGRDPDDAEIEEGLFAVAMLIDTVVGTVNVDNPVYDEIRDHGLTRGDLEAIFTKEVANWGDVVDADVDEPIYVYGRSDSSAAYKQWGEFLGGYTENELESLADGNFDGDQPVAQAIDNDSHGISLNNINYVYDFNTGGLEMNLRPVPLDLDEDGTLSAEEDFYDNRDEFLTAVENDLYPAPPAREMFLAADEEFEDEAEAFVEWVLTDGQEHVRENGYAPLDDDRLAEQRETLATGEY
- the pstC gene encoding phosphate ABC transporter permease subunit PstC, whose protein sequence is MSTGTQTERGDGTRLERRLLLERLSSYWLLGAGLFAVALFSLIVLTLVQQSIPIVSEHSLVQMLTSSNWDPAQEEFGFLPAIVGTLYVTALSMALGTPIAILAAIYIAEYAEGRLKIVVSSFIDVLAAIPSVIFGLVGLIVVVPFVGDYLAPAVGAHSIGLGIVTVSLVMAIIVTPFMISLSVESLEALPDELRESSLGVGATKWETTRSVLLRAAGPGIFSAILLGFGRVFGATIVPAMLIGGQTTIPESPFDAAETLPTLIVNDFGELMSIPLTQSALIFVGLMLLVIVWLFNFGAMLIRRRLQRRWQY
- a CDS encoding PstA family ABC transporter permease; protein product: MDRYAEQRLFGLLARGSAALVVGVLLLVVGVTLYRGGMVFLTDPAVVITPPGSRYMLDGGGGFLHAILGSVFIVVPATVIATTLSLSTAIYLQSDYSSERTSDVINMFLNVLWGTPPIVYGVFVLTIIIAVGAQTSLIFGTIAIAIFQYPIMTRYADEALRAAPDAVKQASYGLGATRFESARMTVRAALPGVIAGIIMGFARGIGDAATVLFTAGRSTQMPGGPFDPATTLPILIFEQAASFNAEVRSHAYAASFVLIVAVLSLIIVSKLLAGRFARFAPGGRHS
- a CDS encoding phosphate ABC transporter ATP-binding protein produces the protein MSQQTAIRTENLEVTYTGNRDVTALDGVSVDFAENRLTAIIGPSGCGKSTLLKSLNCLHEITPSAAVTGEVYLGDEAVYDTDEPLPEIRRRVGYVPQTPTPLPLSIYNNVAYGAKLHGNYSRAELDELVETYLRKVDLWEEVADRLDAPGAELSTGQIQRLCLARSLAVEPEVLLCDEVTSALDPISAERVEATLEGLKEEYTIIMVTHSMEQAKRLADDVVFLYLGEVIEESDTRSFFENPQHERTEEFVKGHAAVDYDGDDGSEGSTGASDVEPADPIAADRQT
- a CDS encoding MmgE/PrpD family protein, with amino-acid sequence MTTTRELAQFSQRTTYDDLSDAVRDALKRRVLDTVGVAVAATDAGPPRTVLETVRDLESGGACTLWGRDAAASPVGATMHNTALIRSLEYADSYLAPGETVHPSDNLAAAVACGEYADRSGAELLAGLAVADEIQGELAWNAPVRSKGFDYVTHTVVSAAAGAATLLDLDLEATRNAIAIAGTGHNALRVARTGEINEWKAVASANAARNAVYAAFLAKHGTAGPRNVFEGQHGWQEVISGPFEVDLTPGERVHDVATGRYAAATYAQSAVEGVIELAKTEDLDPESISGVTLETFAGAKRALGGGEGNRYEVETRAQADHSLPYVLAAALLDRELSPAQYASERLRRADVQELLRIVDVREDPDLTERFEAGELPAVIDVVMDDGTTYRVEKSAFRGHPRDPMGWDDLEAKFDAVTAGRLEDDRRDEIVETVRGLEEYDVSELTALLR
- a CDS encoding substrate-binding domain-containing protein, which translates into the protein MAIQRRPFLTAAGVVAAGLGGCLSSDEGGNAAPEIAGTTLTLTTTTSTYDTGLLDDLNAPFEDRYGVTVNTISQGTGAALETGRAGDSDVVMVHARSLEDEFLEEGYGVNRRDLMFNDFVVVGGSDDPAGIAGGDDAAEAFETIAEAESTFISRGDDSGTHAKELAIWEEAGIDRGGDWYLEAGDGMGPVLTQSDQQGAYTLADRGTYLSMQNELDLEILVEGPIEGGSELLANPYGIVAVNPAVHDTVEYDLAMAYIGYLTSLEGQERIEEYTVEDEQLFFPESLSENPNFRQYVPEGWSDDDGA